A genomic region of Longimicrobiales bacterium contains the following coding sequences:
- a CDS encoding ubiquinone/menaquinone biosynthesis methyltransferase produces the protein MASRLDDGAGVLPAPAEKAAAVRRMFGAIAPRYDLLNHLLSLNRDKRWRRRAVDVLLRGAPLDGTYLDACAGTLDLAQELARRPAFAGRVLAADFTPEMLERGRSKAQGVPMYPAAGDTLALPLRDASMDGATVGFGVRNLADLDAGLRELVRVLRPGGKLVILEFTTPAWQPFRGIYLFYFRHVLPQVGRMVSSHGTAYSYLPASVLQFPEPPELAGRMRAAGLRDVTWETRTGGIVAIHSGVRA, from the coding sequence ATGGCGAGTCGACTGGATGATGGTGCGGGCGTTCTGCCTGCGCCCGCCGAGAAAGCCGCTGCAGTGCGCCGCATGTTCGGTGCGATCGCACCGCGTTACGACCTGCTCAATCACCTTCTCAGCCTGAACCGGGACAAGCGCTGGCGCCGCCGCGCAGTGGACGTCCTGCTGCGGGGTGCACCCCTCGACGGAACGTACCTGGATGCGTGTGCCGGAACGCTGGATCTCGCGCAGGAGCTCGCGCGACGCCCTGCGTTCGCGGGACGCGTCCTGGCCGCTGATTTCACGCCGGAGATGCTGGAGCGCGGGCGGAGCAAGGCGCAGGGAGTGCCGATGTATCCGGCCGCGGGCGATACCCTGGCACTGCCGCTGCGCGATGCTTCCATGGACGGAGCAACGGTCGGGTTCGGCGTTCGCAACCTGGCGGACCTCGATGCGGGGTTGCGCGAGCTCGTCCGCGTGCTGCGCCCGGGTGGGAAGCTCGTGATCCTGGAGTTCACGACGCCGGCGTGGCAGCCATTCCGCGGCATCTACCTGTTCTATTTCCGCCATGTCCTGCCGCAGGTGGGCCGCATGGTCTCGAGCCACGGCACTGCCTACAGCTATCTGCCCGCCAGTGTGCTGCAGTTTCCGGAGCCGCCGGAGCTTGCCGGGCGAATGCGCGCGGCCGGGCTTCGCGATGTGACGTGGGA
- a CDS encoding sigma-70 family RNA polymerase sigma factor, translating to MNYTELTDQEVIAHALEGREAAYRELIGRYQRPVFSLIYRLVRDRERAEDLAQDTFIKVLNHLERYDPTYKFSSWIFKIAHNTALDHLRRKSPVTLSLDGSPHARTAAEIEATTLTPASDDESPESYAASKELGAEIERAIGLLRPEYRTAIVLCHVEGHPYEEIARIMDVPLGTVKTFIHRARKELMKELEHLRI from the coding sequence TTGAACTATACCGAGCTGACCGATCAGGAAGTGATCGCCCACGCTCTGGAGGGGCGTGAGGCCGCGTATCGCGAGCTGATCGGCCGTTACCAACGGCCGGTGTTTTCCCTCATTTACCGTCTCGTCCGCGATCGGGAACGGGCCGAAGACCTGGCCCAGGACACCTTCATCAAGGTGTTGAATCACCTGGAGCGCTACGACCCGACGTACAAGTTCAGCTCCTGGATCTTCAAGATCGCTCACAACACGGCCCTCGATCACCTGCGCCGGAAGAGCCCCGTCACGCTTTCGCTGGACGGCTCACCACATGCACGCACGGCGGCCGAGATCGAGGCCACCACGCTCACGCCCGCTTCGGATGACGAGAGTCCCGAGTCGTACGCCGCGAGCAAGGAGCTGGGCGCCGAGATCGAGCGTGCGATCGGGCTGCTCCGACCCGAGTACCGCACGGCGATCGTGCTCTGCCACGTAGAGGGGCACCCGTACGAGGAGATCGCGCGGATCATGGATGTTCCGCTGGGCACGGTGAAGACCTTTATCCACCGGGCCCGCAAGGAGTTGATGAAGGAGCTGGAGCACCTCCGGATCTGA